One Candidatus Kryptobacter tengchongensis DNA segment encodes these proteins:
- a CDS encoding SSU ribosomal protein S12P methylthiotransferase, whose translation MKNEKKKIHLLTLGCPKNLVDSEILMSRLKDKFQIVEKPEKAQILIINTCGFINSAKQESIDKIFEAIELKEKGKLDKIYVMGCLSERYKDELENEIPEVDKFFGVEKFSEVLKELGIDYKYELLGERDVLTTGHYAYLKISEGCDNPCSFCAIPLIRGKHTSRPMEEIIKEARKLAWKGVKELIIIAQDTTYYGLDIYGERKLAELLSRLSEIDGIEWIRLMYTFPAKFPEEVLDVIAHNPKICKYIDIPIQHISDKVLKSMRRGITKRKTIELLEKIREKISDVSIRTSLIVGYPEETQKEFEELLDFVYRFKFDRLGVFTYSQEEGTFAYKLGDPIPDEEKERRMALIMNAQHDIIIEKNENMLGKKVRVLIDRKEKNYYVGRTQWDAPEIDLEVLIQNENLKVGEFYEVEIYDFFEYDLIGRIIPDVESSSV comes from the coding sequence ATGAAAAACGAGAAAAAGAAAATACATCTTTTAACCCTTGGTTGCCCTAAAAATCTCGTGGACTCAGAGATTTTGATGAGTAGATTAAAAGATAAATTTCAAATCGTTGAAAAACCAGAAAAAGCTCAAATCCTGATCATAAACACATGTGGATTCATCAATTCAGCCAAGCAGGAATCAATAGATAAAATTTTTGAAGCGATTGAACTCAAAGAGAAAGGAAAACTTGATAAAATTTATGTTATGGGCTGTTTATCCGAGCGATACAAAGACGAACTTGAAAATGAGATACCCGAAGTTGATAAATTTTTCGGCGTTGAAAAGTTTAGCGAAGTTTTAAAGGAACTTGGCATAGATTACAAATATGAACTTCTGGGTGAAAGAGATGTTTTGACCACAGGACACTATGCGTATCTCAAAATCTCTGAAGGATGTGATAATCCCTGCTCCTTTTGCGCTATACCTCTAATCCGTGGAAAGCACACAAGCCGTCCAATGGAGGAAATAATAAAAGAAGCCAGAAAACTTGCATGGAAAGGTGTTAAAGAGCTAATCATTATCGCACAGGATACAACCTATTACGGGCTTGATATCTACGGTGAAAGAAAACTTGCAGAGCTTTTATCCCGACTTTCAGAAATTGACGGAATTGAATGGATCAGACTTATGTATACATTTCCAGCAAAGTTTCCTGAAGAAGTTCTTGATGTTATCGCTCATAATCCCAAGATTTGCAAATATATTGATATACCAATTCAGCACATTTCCGATAAAGTTTTAAAATCAATGAGACGTGGGATTACAAAACGAAAAACGATTGAACTCCTTGAAAAAATTAGGGAAAAAATTTCAGATGTTTCAATAAGAACAAGCTTAATTGTCGGCTATCCTGAGGAAACCCAAAAAGAATTTGAGGAATTACTTGATTTTGTCTACCGGTTCAAATTTGATCGTCTTGGTGTTTTCACATATTCACAAGAGGAGGGAACCTTTGCCTACAAACTTGGCGATCCAATCCCAGATGAAGAGAAAGAGCGAAGAATGGCTTTAATCATGAACGCACAACATGACATCATAATTGAGAAAAATGAAAATATGCTCGGCAAAAAGGTAAGGGTTTTAATAGATAGAAAAGAAAAGAATTATTATGTCGGCAGGACGCAATGGGATGCCCCAGAAATTGACCTTGAAGTTCTAATACAAAATGAGAATTTAAAAGTAGGAGAGTTTTACGAAGTTGAAATTTACGATTTTTTTGAGTATGATTTAATTGGAAGGATAATTCCAGATGTTGAATCAAGTTCAGTTTGA